The genomic DNA TCATAGATCACATTTATTgcttacatggcctcccgatggacgtggtctctgacagggggccTCAGTTTGTTTCCAAATTTTGGATAGAATTTTTTAAATTACTGGGGGTGACTGTTAGTCTTTCCTCTGTATTTCATCCTCAGAGTAATGGTCAGACGGAGAGGGCCAACCAAGATCTAGAACgagtgttgcgatgtttggtttctcaGAACCCCTCCTCTTGGAGTCAACAGCTCTCATGTAACCTGTTAGCAGTTTCAGCTACGGGCCTATCGCCTTttcagtgtagtttagggtaccagccaccactTTTTCCAGAATTGGAATCCGAAGTCGCGTTCCCCTCTGCCCATGCATTTATCCAGAGGTGCCGACGAAACCTGGACCAGGGCCAGATTGACCCTGCTCCGGGTGTGGGCGCGCACCAAGGTTCAGGCCGATCACCACTGGTTGAAACCTCCCATCTACGTCGcaggtcaaaaagtgtggctttcatcACAGAATATTCCTCTCCGATCCGTCATTAATAAGCTTGCGCCAAAATTTATTGGCGCATTTACTGTCaccaaaattatttataaattactgTCATATAAAATTAATTCCCTCCTGGGTATAGGAGAATTCATCCGGTGTTTCATGTTTCTAAATCAAAGCCCGTTTTTCATTCACCCATTAATCCGCCaagttttgttttcttcgcttacaaaaagtgttcccatcGCTTCATATGACACAGATTGCaagtctgatggcagatggagtattctgacgatgacTTTCATAGCTTTTCTGGACcgtgacactgttatttacttggcagtctatgggacagtctcaagcctccaggttttcatccaaaatatcttaaattgtgctccAAAGACAAACAGGTTGGAACGACataggggtaagtgattaatgacaaaattttcattttggggtagagtatccctttaaacttaTTGTACTATGGAAATTGATTTGTGATGTCATATATgatatttgttgtgttttgtttcacAAAGTGCAGTGTAAAATGCACATCTGATATGGGtcacttttaaaagaaatgtaagcATGTCGTCTAAAACTTCAAATAGAGAGACAAAATTGGAATAGGTCATGAAGACCTACAATGCAAATGTGACCTTAGAGGCCTATGTCCTCCAGAGTTAAGTTCCAAGCTGCTGCAACCATCTTGCCTGGAAGTTtgtagtaatcctgaagaccttgagtAGCTGTTTAAATAAGCAGTTtaatgaagctaaactctgcaggaaattgGTCCACCAGGAACATGTTTGGACATCCCTGACCTAAACCATGATCATTAACACATTGAAAGACTTACTCACCACCAACAGTCAGAATGAATCGCTTGTATTTGGTTATTCTTCTTCTGCTGCTGATCTTGAGGTTATAGAGTCCAGTGTGAATGGTTCTGATGTTATTGATGGTGAGATTTCCCAAATCATCTAGGCTCAGTTTGCTCCTGAATCTCCCATCAACACCAGGATATGCTCTCTTGCTATTCACTCCATTAATTTCATGGATGGCAATGAGATTGTTTTTATCTCCGTACCACCATTGTATCTTTTCATCTTTATGTATTTCAGTAAGACCAGTAGGTAGAATGACAGATTCTCCTTCTATCACTGACTGATTTTCACCTGTGACAGCAGCACATTGGTTATTTTTGGCTTGGCATGTTCACAGAAATTGCAAATTGAAGATATTGATGATTTACATATGAACTGTACAAAGAATGTGGGATGATTTGTATTACAAATGTATCAATCCACTGAGAATCAGAATGGctctataaaatacatatatgagCGGAAAATATGTGTACAAATGTTTGTACGCATCAGTCTTGATTCACCAGTAAATGAATCAAGATTGACTTCTTGAACCTTCATCCTTTCAATCAAGCCCTTCCCCAAACTCcaccaattaattaaaaaaggtacaaaataaaACACGTTATTCTAATGCTATTCTTAAATCGCAAACAAAATgttattcaaaaacaaaaaagcatgaaTATAAATCCATATTTTAGTCATCTTTATAATGGATTCTTTGATTCTCTATCATCGAACACAGATCTTAATGTAACTGAAAGTATATTTCTTCCATTCACAAACCCAGACAATCTGAAACATTTAAATACTGattttgaaacattattatgCACCTTTAAGCTCTAATGCAGCATACCAAAACGTGGCTATTGTACTTACACACTAGTTTTTTTAGTTTACAGTTTCTGCACTGACAGTAAATCAAAACTGCAACCGCCAGCAGAACGGCAACAGTTATCCCTGCTTTAGCACCAGGAGACAGACCCAGATCGGCAGCTGCTAAAGAAAAAGACGTGTGGGTGAATGTGTCAGACTGaattttaatcagattttttattaaaatgttttgagtaACCAAGTCAAGTTattgtaacaaaatatatatatatatatatatatatatatatatatatatatatatatatatatatatatatataaaagtaacatTACCCAGCCCAGCCctaaatcatattttcaaatagttgttaattacacacacacacacacacacacacacacacacacacacatatatatatatatatatatatatatatatatatatatatatatatatatatatatatatatatacacacagtacagaccaaaagtttggacacaccttctctttcaaagagttttctttattttcatgactatgaaaagtgtagagtcacactgaaggcatcaagggctatttgaccaagaaggagagagatggggtgctgcgccagatgacctggcctccacagtcaccggacctgaacccgatcgagatggtttaggggtgagctggaccgcagactgaaggcaaaagggtcaacaagtgctaagtatctctcggggaactccttcaagactgttggaagaccatttcaggtgactacctcttgaagctcgtcaagagaatgccaagagtgtgcaaagcagtaatcaaagcaaaaggtggctactttgaagaacctacaatatggcatattttcagttgtttcacacttttttgttatgcatatagttccatatataattccacatgtgttaattcatagttttgatgccttcagtgtgaatctacaattttcatagtcatgaaaataaagaaagctcTATGAATGAGAAGGTTTGTCCAAactctgtactgtgtgtgtgtatatatatatatatatatatatatatatatatatatatactaaagcgGGGGTTCTCATcaatataataactataaaacCTCACCCTTGACAGAAAGAAGGAATTGCTGGGAGCTCTCTCTGCCTCTGATCTGTACTTCATAAAGTCCAGCGTGttcagttctggtgtttgtgatggtcagagctCCAGTCTGATTGAGCTGCAGATGATCTTTGAATCTCTCATCAGCAGCATTTAATGAGCTCTCATTAGTCCCTACATCGAGTTTAGCCAGGAGGATGCCTTTATCTCCAAACCTCCACACTATCAGATCATCTGAGTGTATTTCAGCATCAGTTTGTAGAGTGACAggatctccctccatcactgacactgacttcactccATCCGTCTCATTAACAACGCCTGGAAAACATCCAGATCAGATGTGTGATTAAGTGGAGTGGACTGAGGTTGGAAGTGGGACATTTCAACTTAAATCAAGATATTTGTCTGTAATGTGATACATTAGATTTTCAATGATCTAACAGTCATCTAAACAAACCTTGATACCCACCAAAGACAGTAACACTAAATATCTTGGTTGTAGTCTTTTTTCTAGAGACAGTTAGTTTATATTGTCCAGTGTGTGTGATCCTTGTATTCCTAATAGTCAGAGAGCCAGTGTTTTGATCCACTTGCAGTCTGCCAATGAATCGCTCATCATCGGTTAAAAATAATGAGGTCAAATCGTTCTTTCTCGTTATTTGAGATACGATAGAGTCTTTAGGTCCAAACATCCACAGTATGGTATCATCGTTTTGTATTTGAGTAAGGTCCAtgtgtagagtgacagaatccccttccatcactgacactgacacgGTTTCATCTCCACCAGACACACCTGCAGAATAAAGGGAACAGTTACAGATATAGATTAAATTCACTAATACCACGTTAGTAATAGATTCAACTGAAAACATTGTGTGAGACAGAAATGAAATTGCAACTGAACACAATCATATAAAAGATGATTTAGACGCTCATATGCTTGCCTATATATGCATCATTATTGTATATACTGAATTTCGTACTCCAATATTACCGTCTTTTTGCATTAATAAACTTTAGGCTATATAACGTTTCTTACGAGATGCGAGATGAGGATGTGCGCGTGAAACGTAACGCATTTTCCCCTAATTCTCCAGCAAATTCAACGAAGCACTTATTCAGATGCGATCTGAATAATGAAGACCTTACTAAAACGCTTGCCATATTATCTATAAATGCGCGTTGTTTCTTCAATGTCAGTTCCCGCTTTTGTCTAACAGTTGAGAAAACTTAGATTCATAACTTACCTtcaataaatagtaataaaagaGGGAGCAATAACGTGttctgcattattttatttttttatagagcGGTGTCCAAATGTAATATGGATGATCAGTAGAGATCgtttctgtttctctgtttcaATAGGTTTTCAAGTAAATGTTCTTCTTATCCGATCCGCGTTCATGTGAACATGGGCGTAGATTACGCAGCGGACGTAATCTACGCCCCTCTCCCCCACCCACCCCAACCACTTTTAATATCACGTAAATTCGTCCCCCACACCTTTTTGGCCAAGTTTGTTcacatagaggttttcaagagctggtgtgaataaatatagggtGAATTGCCCTAATTTGGGACATGATTTGCCTTTCAGATTTCTGTGACATCAAAACATTGAATCCACAACTAATacgattaaaaaacaacaacaggatGTGTCCCCAGTTTCACTGGCATACATGTATTTATGGGGGAGCTACAAACAAGAAAACCTTAATGGTCCCGCATTAGGCAGTGTCCTACTTTAGGgcactttttttactttttaagctCAAAGAGAGCGGATATCCgcgcatgacctgatattttacTCGGAGAAGGCGAGATGAACATCACTGAGCGCTAAACGCTCCTGCAGAGCTCTCAGCGCAGAAAGTTAtaacaggaaactcctaatatgggcaacagcgtccagctatcgctgtatgaaaacagttttcataggaaaaaaatatgctttttgaaacatgaagacattaaacatac from Carassius auratus strain Wakin unplaced genomic scaffold, ASM336829v1 scaf_tig00023534, whole genome shotgun sequence includes the following:
- the LOC113077924 gene encoding uncharacterized protein LOC113077924 isoform X2 codes for the protein MQNTLLLPLLLLFIEGVSGGDETVSVSVMEGDSVTLHMDLTQIQNDDTILWMFGPKDSIVSQITRKNDLTSLFLTDDERFIGRLQVDQNTGSLTIRNTRITHTGQYKLTVSRKKTTTKIFSVTVFGVVNETDGVKSVSVMEGDPVTLQTDAEIHSDDLIVWRFGDKGILLAKLDVGTNESSLNAADERFKDHLQLNQTGALTITNTRTEHAGLYEVQIRGRESSQQFLLSVKAADLGLSPGAKAGITVAVLLAVAVLIYCQCRNCKLKKLVCENQSVIEGESVILPTGLTEIHKDEKIQWWYGDKNNLIAIHEINGVNSKRAYPGVDGRFRSKLSLDDLGNLTINNIRTIHTGLYNLKISSRRRITKYKRFILTVGVRTHKVKEGENVHLRNDAEIQPGDRILWTFGAENRLVAIKDSRTTEIFSDRLQLDDERGSLTITDIRTTDSGHFKLQIINSLKTTFRRFNIDVTDVVSTEKQEKGENEQQETSSV
- the LOC113077924 gene encoding uncharacterized protein LOC113077924 isoform X1; amino-acid sequence: MQNTLLLPLLLLFIEGVSGGDETVSVSVMEGDSVTLHMDLTQIQNDDTILWMFGPKDSIVSQITRKNDLTSLFLTDDERFIGRLQVDQNTGSLTIRNTRITHTGQYKLTVSRKKTTTKIFSVTVFGVVNETDGVKSVSVMEGDPVTLQTDAEIHSDDLIVWRFGDKGILLAKLDVGTNESSLNAADERFKDHLQLNQTGALTITNTRTEHAGLYEVQIRGRESSQQFLLSVKAAADLGLSPGAKAGITVAVLLAVAVLIYCQCRNCKLKKLVCENQSVIEGESVILPTGLTEIHKDEKIQWWYGDKNNLIAIHEINGVNSKRAYPGVDGRFRSKLSLDDLGNLTINNIRTIHTGLYNLKISSRRRITKYKRFILTVGVRTHKVKEGENVHLRNDAEIQPGDRILWTFGAENRLVAIKDSRTTEIFSDRLQLDDERGSLTITDIRTTDSGHFKLQIINSLKTTFRRFNIDVTDVVSTEKQEKGENEQQETSSV
- the LOC113077924 gene encoding uncharacterized protein LOC113077924 isoform X3, whose protein sequence is MQNTLLLPLLLLFIEGVSGGDETVSVSVMEGDSVTLHMDLTQIQNDDTILWMFGPKDSIVSQITRKNDLTSLFLTDDERFIGRLQVDQNTGSLTIRNTRITHTGQYKLTVSRKKTTTKIFSVTVFGVVNETDGVKSVSVMEGDPVTLQTDAEIHSDDLIVWRFGDKGILLAKLDVGTNESSLNAADERFKDHLQLNQTGALTITNTRTEHAGLYEVQIRGRESSQQFLLSVKAAADLGLSPGAKAGITVAVLLAVAVLIYCQCRNCKLKKLVCENQSVIEGESVILPTGLTEIHKDEKIQWWYGDKNNLIAIHEINGVNSKRAYPGVDGRFRSKLSLDDLGNLTINNIRTIHTGLYNLKISSRRRITKYKRFILTVGVRTHKVKEGENVHLRNDAEIQPGDRILWTFGAENRLVAIKDSRTTEIFSDRLQLDDERGSLTITDIRTTDSGHFKLQIINSLKTTFRRFNIDVTEKQEKGENEQQETSSV